In Chloracidobacterium sp., one genomic interval encodes:
- a CDS encoding response regulator transcription factor — protein sequence MKILVVEDEASIANGLKFNLDAEGFDTAVAPDGETALDLLATDGFTVVVLDVMLPGIDGFTVARQMRERGDFTPVLMLTALGRPEDVMKGFDAGADDHLEKPFDLGVLLARIKALLRRRKWLREEAAAPADVIEVNGRTIDLAKLELRHGERLHRLTLMEAKLLRYLIKNAGTPVSRKMLLEDVWQLQENTDTRAIDNFIVRLRKYIEDDMERPVFVRTVRGVGYRFDLTEHESGD from the coding sequence ATGAAGATACTTGTAGTTGAAGATGAGGCATCCATAGCGAACGGCCTGAAGTTCAATCTCGACGCCGAGGGGTTTGACACCGCCGTTGCTCCGGACGGCGAAACGGCACTCGACCTGCTCGCGACAGACGGTTTTACGGTCGTCGTTCTCGATGTAATGCTGCCGGGCATCGACGGCTTTACCGTCGCCCGCCAAATGCGTGAACGCGGCGACTTTACGCCCGTACTTATGCTGACCGCATTGGGGCGGCCGGAAGACGTGATGAAGGGCTTTGATGCCGGAGCCGACGATCATCTTGAAAAGCCTTTTGATCTCGGCGTCCTGCTTGCCCGGATAAAGGCGCTTCTTCGGCGGCGCAAATGGCTGCGCGAAGAAGCAGCGGCTCCGGCCGACGTTATCGAGGTGAACGGCCGCACGATCGACCTCGCAAAACTCGAATTGCGGCACGGTGAACGGCTCCATCGGCTGACGCTGATGGAAGCAAAACTTCTGAGATATCTGATAAAAAATGCAGGCACTCCGGTTTCGCGGAAGATGCTGCTCGAGGACGTGTGGCAGCTTCAGGAGAATACGGACACAAGGGCGATCGATAACTTTATCGTGCGGCTGCGCAAGTATATTGAGGATGATATGGAACGACCGGTTTTCGTCAGGACCGTCCGCGGTGTAGGGTATCGCTTTGACCTCACCGAGCACGAAAGCGGTGATTGA